The following proteins are co-located in the Hemicordylus capensis ecotype Gifberg chromosome 11, rHemCap1.1.pri, whole genome shotgun sequence genome:
- the TRMT12 gene encoding tRNA wybutosine-synthesizing protein 2 homolog isoform X1, with amino-acid sequence MGGSALLRQLANVFCACAVQAELLCSGKMDAEHLNRFCGGASALVTEPQFAQRLREYLQREGILDSRYRMQKLPEGTVALPVLGQSLTEQHLQQLKENITSGRTCALTWMQNPIPSKAAQVQFPIQKLRDELRCLVLTCGAAWSEELESDLPRSWQRHGDLVLLSEESFRAALWGEMGPKLWELVAGALGAQRLARRGRILSDSFRSPTVTLLLGQDGWVEHVDNGIRYTFDVTRCMLSPGNITEKLRIASLQCSGEVVVDLYAGIGYFTLPFLVHAGAAFVHACEWNPHAVEALQKNVQRNGLQHRCHVHPGDNRKLELRDVADRVNLGLIPTSEEGWPVACQVLRKDIGGILHIHQNVESFPAKALQLLHESKQDQQQRWRLPAQVLSNGQEDPVLGGDHESLQSAGGQSRTLAARCEWQRWAEATGARIRTLLQELDRKPWRTSILHIEHVKSYAPHVSHLVLDLDCRPLL; translated from the exons ATGGGTGGCTCCGCGTTGTTACGGCAACTGGCGAACGTCTTTTGCGCGTGCGCAGTACAAGCGGAGCTATTAT gtTCTGGTAAAATGGATGCAGAGCATTTGAACAGATTCTGtggtggtgcttctgctctcgTGACTGAGCCACAGTTCGCTCAACGACTGAG GGAATATTTGCAGAGAGAGGGGATTCTGGACAGCCGTTAccgcatgcagaagcttccagaaGGGACGGTGGCATTGCCCGTGCTAGGCCAAAGTCTTACGGAGCAGCACCTGCAGCAGCTGAAAGAGAACATCACGTCTGGGAGGACCTGCGCTCTGACATGGATGCAG AATCCCATTCCCTCAAAAGCAGCCCAGGTCCAGTTCCCCATCCAGAAACTGCGTGATGAGCTGCGCTGCCTGGTACTGACCTGTGGAGCGGCCTGGTCGGAAGAACTGGAGAGCGATCTGCCGCGCTCCTGGCAGCGGCACGGAGACCTGGTGTTGCTGAGTGAGGAGAGCTTCAGAGCGgcactgtggggagagatgg GACCCAAGCTCTGGGAGCTGGTTGCAGGTGCTCTGGGGGCCCAGCGCTTAGCAAGACGTGGACGTATCCTGTCGGACTCCTTTCGGTCCCCCACCGTGACCCTGTTGCTGGGGCAGGACGGCTGGGTTGAACACGTGGACAATGGAATCCG GTACACATTTGATGTGACGCGGTGCATGCTGTCTCCTGGAAACATCACGGAGAAGCTACGGATCGCGTCCCTGCAATGTAGCGGGGAAGTGGTGGTGGATCTTTATGCTG GGATTGGCTATTTCACGCTGCCGTTCCTGGTCCATGCCGGCGCTGCCTTTGTCCACGCCTGCGAGTGGAATCCTCATGCTGTGGAAGCCCTGCAGAAGAACGTGCAGCGGAATGGCCTGCAGCATCGGTGCCACGTTCACCCGGGAGACAATCGGAAG CTGGAACTGCGAGATGTGGCTGACAGGGTGAATCTGGGCCTGATCCCTACGTCAGAGGAAGGCTGGCCCGTTGCCTGTCAGGTCTTGCGGAAGGACATCGGAGGGATCCTCCACATCCACCAGAATGTGGAGTCCTTTCCCGCGAAGGCACTTCAGCTGCTCCATGAGTCAAAGCAGGACCAACAGCAACGGTGGCGGCTTCCAGCTCAGGTGCTCTCTAACGGGCAAGAGGACCCAGTGCTTGGTGGGGACCACGAAAGCCTACAGAGTGCTGGAGGACAGTCCCGGACTCTTGCAGCCAgatgtgagtggcagaggtgggcAGAGGCCACAGGGGCCCGAATCAGGACTTTGCTCCAGGAGCTGGACAGGAAGCCGTGGAGGACAAGCATCCTGCACATTGAACATGTGAAATCCTATGCCCCCCACGTGAGCCACCTGGTCTTGGATCTGGACTGCCGCCCCCTTTTGTAG
- the TRMT12 gene encoding tRNA wybutosine-synthesizing protein 2 homolog isoform X3, whose amino-acid sequence MDAEHLNRFCGGASALVTEPQFAQRLREYLQREGILDSRYRMQKLPEGTVALPVLGQSLTEQHLQQLKENITSGRTCALTWMQNPIPSKAAQVQFPIQKLRDELRCLVLTCGAAWSEELESDLPRSWQRHGDLVLLSEESFRAALWGEMGPKLWELVAGALGAQRLARRGRILSDSFRSPTVTLLLGQDGWVEHVDNGIRYTFDVTRCMLSPGNITEKLRIASLQCSGEVVVDLYAGIGYFTLPFLVHAGAAFVHACEWNPHAVEALQKNVQRNGLQHRCHVHPGDNRKLELRDVADRVNLGLIPTSEEGWPVACQVLRKDIGGILHIHQNVESFPAKALQLLHESKQDQQQRWRLPAQVLSNGQEDPVLGGDHESLQSAGGQSRTLAARCEWQRWAEATGARIRTLLQELDRKPWRTSILHIEHVKSYAPHVSHLVLDLDCRPLL is encoded by the exons ATGGATGCAGAGCATTTGAACAGATTCTGtggtggtgcttctgctctcgTGACTGAGCCACAGTTCGCTCAACGACTGAG GGAATATTTGCAGAGAGAGGGGATTCTGGACAGCCGTTAccgcatgcagaagcttccagaaGGGACGGTGGCATTGCCCGTGCTAGGCCAAAGTCTTACGGAGCAGCACCTGCAGCAGCTGAAAGAGAACATCACGTCTGGGAGGACCTGCGCTCTGACATGGATGCAG AATCCCATTCCCTCAAAAGCAGCCCAGGTCCAGTTCCCCATCCAGAAACTGCGTGATGAGCTGCGCTGCCTGGTACTGACCTGTGGAGCGGCCTGGTCGGAAGAACTGGAGAGCGATCTGCCGCGCTCCTGGCAGCGGCACGGAGACCTGGTGTTGCTGAGTGAGGAGAGCTTCAGAGCGgcactgtggggagagatgg GACCCAAGCTCTGGGAGCTGGTTGCAGGTGCTCTGGGGGCCCAGCGCTTAGCAAGACGTGGACGTATCCTGTCGGACTCCTTTCGGTCCCCCACCGTGACCCTGTTGCTGGGGCAGGACGGCTGGGTTGAACACGTGGACAATGGAATCCG GTACACATTTGATGTGACGCGGTGCATGCTGTCTCCTGGAAACATCACGGAGAAGCTACGGATCGCGTCCCTGCAATGTAGCGGGGAAGTGGTGGTGGATCTTTATGCTG GGATTGGCTATTTCACGCTGCCGTTCCTGGTCCATGCCGGCGCTGCCTTTGTCCACGCCTGCGAGTGGAATCCTCATGCTGTGGAAGCCCTGCAGAAGAACGTGCAGCGGAATGGCCTGCAGCATCGGTGCCACGTTCACCCGGGAGACAATCGGAAG CTGGAACTGCGAGATGTGGCTGACAGGGTGAATCTGGGCCTGATCCCTACGTCAGAGGAAGGCTGGCCCGTTGCCTGTCAGGTCTTGCGGAAGGACATCGGAGGGATCCTCCACATCCACCAGAATGTGGAGTCCTTTCCCGCGAAGGCACTTCAGCTGCTCCATGAGTCAAAGCAGGACCAACAGCAACGGTGGCGGCTTCCAGCTCAGGTGCTCTCTAACGGGCAAGAGGACCCAGTGCTTGGTGGGGACCACGAAAGCCTACAGAGTGCTGGAGGACAGTCCCGGACTCTTGCAGCCAgatgtgagtggcagaggtgggcAGAGGCCACAGGGGCCCGAATCAGGACTTTGCTCCAGGAGCTGGACAGGAAGCCGTGGAGGACAAGCATCCTGCACATTGAACATGTGAAATCCTATGCCCCCCACGTGAGCCACCTGGTCTTGGATCTGGACTGCCGCCCCCTTTTGTAG
- the TRMT12 gene encoding tRNA wybutosine-synthesizing protein 2 homolog isoform X2 yields the protein MQVGSGKMDAEHLNRFCGGASALVTEPQFAQRLREYLQREGILDSRYRMQKLPEGTVALPVLGQSLTEQHLQQLKENITSGRTCALTWMQNPIPSKAAQVQFPIQKLRDELRCLVLTCGAAWSEELESDLPRSWQRHGDLVLLSEESFRAALWGEMGPKLWELVAGALGAQRLARRGRILSDSFRSPTVTLLLGQDGWVEHVDNGIRYTFDVTRCMLSPGNITEKLRIASLQCSGEVVVDLYAGIGYFTLPFLVHAGAAFVHACEWNPHAVEALQKNVQRNGLQHRCHVHPGDNRKLELRDVADRVNLGLIPTSEEGWPVACQVLRKDIGGILHIHQNVESFPAKALQLLHESKQDQQQRWRLPAQVLSNGQEDPVLGGDHESLQSAGGQSRTLAARCEWQRWAEATGARIRTLLQELDRKPWRTSILHIEHVKSYAPHVSHLVLDLDCRPLL from the exons ATGCAAGTTG gtTCTGGTAAAATGGATGCAGAGCATTTGAACAGATTCTGtggtggtgcttctgctctcgTGACTGAGCCACAGTTCGCTCAACGACTGAG GGAATATTTGCAGAGAGAGGGGATTCTGGACAGCCGTTAccgcatgcagaagcttccagaaGGGACGGTGGCATTGCCCGTGCTAGGCCAAAGTCTTACGGAGCAGCACCTGCAGCAGCTGAAAGAGAACATCACGTCTGGGAGGACCTGCGCTCTGACATGGATGCAG AATCCCATTCCCTCAAAAGCAGCCCAGGTCCAGTTCCCCATCCAGAAACTGCGTGATGAGCTGCGCTGCCTGGTACTGACCTGTGGAGCGGCCTGGTCGGAAGAACTGGAGAGCGATCTGCCGCGCTCCTGGCAGCGGCACGGAGACCTGGTGTTGCTGAGTGAGGAGAGCTTCAGAGCGgcactgtggggagagatgg GACCCAAGCTCTGGGAGCTGGTTGCAGGTGCTCTGGGGGCCCAGCGCTTAGCAAGACGTGGACGTATCCTGTCGGACTCCTTTCGGTCCCCCACCGTGACCCTGTTGCTGGGGCAGGACGGCTGGGTTGAACACGTGGACAATGGAATCCG GTACACATTTGATGTGACGCGGTGCATGCTGTCTCCTGGAAACATCACGGAGAAGCTACGGATCGCGTCCCTGCAATGTAGCGGGGAAGTGGTGGTGGATCTTTATGCTG GGATTGGCTATTTCACGCTGCCGTTCCTGGTCCATGCCGGCGCTGCCTTTGTCCACGCCTGCGAGTGGAATCCTCATGCTGTGGAAGCCCTGCAGAAGAACGTGCAGCGGAATGGCCTGCAGCATCGGTGCCACGTTCACCCGGGAGACAATCGGAAG CTGGAACTGCGAGATGTGGCTGACAGGGTGAATCTGGGCCTGATCCCTACGTCAGAGGAAGGCTGGCCCGTTGCCTGTCAGGTCTTGCGGAAGGACATCGGAGGGATCCTCCACATCCACCAGAATGTGGAGTCCTTTCCCGCGAAGGCACTTCAGCTGCTCCATGAGTCAAAGCAGGACCAACAGCAACGGTGGCGGCTTCCAGCTCAGGTGCTCTCTAACGGGCAAGAGGACCCAGTGCTTGGTGGGGACCACGAAAGCCTACAGAGTGCTGGAGGACAGTCCCGGACTCTTGCAGCCAgatgtgagtggcagaggtgggcAGAGGCCACAGGGGCCCGAATCAGGACTTTGCTCCAGGAGCTGGACAGGAAGCCGTGGAGGACAAGCATCCTGCACATTGAACATGTGAAATCCTATGCCCCCCACGTGAGCCACCTGGTCTTGGATCTGGACTGCCGCCCCCTTTTGTAG